Below is a window of Xiphophorus maculatus strain JP 163 A chromosome 19, X_maculatus-5.0-male, whole genome shotgun sequence DNA.
CGCACTTTGTGAAAAGAATAAGCTCCAGAGTTTGTAACAAatgacgaaaaaaaaaaatgttttttcaacatttaaattgaTTGAGTCGTCCACTATGAATGTAGGGCTTAATAAGAAAActgttcaaaataataattttaccaTCCATTAAATTGATCTGGAACTCCATAGGACTTCCCTTCAGTTTTTTGCGCAGAACAACAGTTTGCCATGTGGGCTGCACCGCCAATTGGTAGACGGCATGGTGTCTGAAAGACAAGGAATATGGAACTCGTTTGCACTTTCACACTCACTGTATGCATTAAAATGAAGAGAAGCAAATCTAACCTTTGATAATGACATTTAATGTTGACATCGATTTGGTGCGCTCTGCTCGGAAACCGTTTGGGAGACGGTTCATAGTGTAGCACGTATTTGTAGACCAGATAATCGTGCTGCAGCTGTGCGTAAGACAGTTAAAAATGGCtctttaacctaaaaaaaaaaaaaaaaaaatgccgcACATGGCTACATGCTTACCTCCCGCACTCCATCGCACGCAGTCAGGGGATATGTGAAGAGTAGGTCACCGTGCGGCCTGGAGATGCCGTTGCTTCTACAGTCGCTGCCCAGCGTCAGCTCCTGCGCCTCTGCGCCCAGACCATAGAAAGTTGGCTTGACCCGCACCACAAAGTCCGAAGGGGAGCAGGTGACAGAAACGTCCGGTGCGTACGCCAAGTCCGCCTTTATCCAAGCCTCTGGCTCCCCAGGAAGCAGAGAGGGGGTCACCAGCGTGTAGGAATGAACCGACCTGAGCTGAGACAGAGGAGGCGCACGTCTGGAAATCCTCTGGATGGCCCCTCTGTCCTCTGCGGTAGACGGTTTAATGGCTTTAAACACTTTTCTCCGTGTggtaaataaagatttatatGAATCCGCTGCACAGCAGATAGAGCCAAGTGataacacacaaacaaacaaaataataaaaagatgcCACGTTGTTTTCATCGCAACAGACCGCTTGTTTCTGCCTTTCACCTTCGAGCCGCGCGTTAAAACGCTTCAGTCGCGGCTGCTAGCAATTATGAGCGATTAAACTTCCTgttgcttaaaaagaaaaatgcgaGTCTGATTTCTCGTCTTATTTATCCATTTTCAGCATCATCTTAATATATAGACCCAGATGAACTATTTTAATTGATCTCCAGCATTAGATCACAATAGAAAGATTGTTTCTCAACAAATTGTTTccacattgtgaaaagcatCGCAGACGAAGTTCTCCGTTCGGCTCTATTTTGAACGGGTTTCAGTGATTTGTAGTAAGCGTGGACCTTCAATATGTGGCTAAATTGGTGAAAATTATTTCTGATAACTtcaataaaatggtaaatgtaACGAATGTAGCGATTTTCCAAtaattttgaccactcaaagcgctttacactagagtcacacaCCCATTCgcatttacatttattcaccGATATGTTGACcagtaggcaatttggggttaagtgtcTTGTCCAGGGCCACACCGACATGTGACAAGTAATTGTActgcaaatttaaaatgatactttattttgtgttgctctataACATAACGGATTTAAAAGACATGGGGTTTGTGGTGGTGACAAACTCAAAGATACATTTCCAAGGCTCTGCAGTCTGGATGTGTTTTGGGGGCATTtcaaattaagcaaaaatactCTAGCACTCTGTTTcaaccagttttatttattgatttacaattttacataaaacattttttaatgattcaaGTATTGCTCATTGTTGTCATATTTACAATTTACATATATAAATGTACAACATGCTAGAAAATCTTCATAGATGTTCAGCTTGTATATTCCACATCAGCATTACAAGTGAGGCACAATGCACTCCAATTAGTGCCATTTCAAAAATCCTAAAGAAAATACTACACAGTCCCAAATCCTTCCAGCAATCTTATTGGATGATCAGATTATTATAAAAGCAACTTGTTTAACTTTAAAgaatttgagggtttttttttttttttgctccgctgttaataaattacaacattGTGATTGCATGAGGAAATAATATTTCCTTAGACAACttgcttaaatatttaaataaagccTTCCTCCCCTTTATTACCTCTTTTACTCACTTTTTTGAGAAAAGAGTCAAAGGAATGGAAAGGCTACTTTGCATCATCAGAAAGTCTtcacaagataaataaaaacttcaagCATAAATAGAAAAGCAACTGCCTGTGAATGAGCTAAACTATGGATTTTACTTCATTtggtacaaaaatacattttcacctTCAGAAATTTCAAGTAATCCAAACatgaaatgttcttcagaaaaCCATGAAAGTAAACAACGCTCACTGAAAATCAGTCAACGAGTGCTTACAAACCCCTGAACTGAGAAATTCTAATAAATAGCCGAAAGCAACATCACACTCCTCTGCAAGCAAGAGAGTCAGATCTtacaaaccaataaataaatatatcataaggtacaaaaacaaaaatcacgtCTGTAACTAAGATTTGGTGAGGTTTAGCAGACGAAGGAGGATGTGGAGTGTTACTAGAAAAGCTGGTGGATTTTGGCTTCACacagaactaaaaaaaacagtggatCATCTCAATACACAATACATTTTAGGGAAAACATGAGGTTGACATATGAGCAGATCTTAGTGTCCTGTTTAGCAATAGATGATAATAAATAAAGGCTTTGTTGTCAGTTTGGCTTCATGGTGATGAAACTAAAGCTGCTTTCAGTTGAATTCAGTCCCAACTGGTTGAAAAGgcaacaaacaaaatactttgGCCACTAGAGGGCGCCATGAACCAACATGATTTATAGTATAAAGTAGGTTGATGATGGTGATAAGGCAGCTGTGTTGGTCTGCTGTATGCTACCCGTCCTGATAAGAGTCCAATGCAGCTGCTACACACTGCTTCCCAGTTCTGACGTTTCCGATTCGGAGTCCCTGTTAGGaggatgaaaaacaacaacaaatcaaaaatacaaacatgtgcAAACAACGTAAAAAGACATGCAAATACATGAGGCAGGCATAAAGATTGTGCTGCATGTTGTCACTCGTCACTTACAACAAATCCTCCAGCAGTTTGCGGTTGCCTTTTCTCCTCTCCTCATTGATGGGGTAGGTCATAATCACCAGAATTCCGATGATGATGAGGACGATGGGAACGGGAGAGACCAGGATCTTCAGGGTTAAGCTGACCGCCTCAGGCTGGGAGCACTCACCAGTCACATACCCAGCAAATCTGCCAAAAATATGCAGCAAGACAGTGGAAAACTTGAGCTGATGCGTGTACAGTTTGCATACATGGATTGCACAAGCACATGACTGAAGCAGAGCTGGAGTTTGCAGCGctctttgcaaaagtattcataccttttgcacattttttcacatttcaacttATGTTAGTTAAAATCTTCTATTTTAAGGGGTTTATGTGACAAAAGTAGTGCATATGATAACTTTGAAATAGAAGAAAACTGATGcaggtttttaaatgaatatttgtCTCCTTTTAATTTCccgaaaataaaatccagtgcaggGTTCAGGACTCAGTAAATTTGCTCTAAAATTCCATTTGTGAGTAATATCATCTCAATGTGATATGTGAAGGCCTTAGGgatttgttggagaacattagtgaacaaagagTGTCATGAAGATCAAGTAACAtggcagacaggtcagggagacTCCTGGAGTTATGTACATGTTTAAAGCaaggttaggttataaaacagtCTAAGACACACTTTCAAGAAAATGTAGTTAAGAAGAAAGCAACTGTACAGAGGAAGCCATAAGAAGTCCAGTTTAAAGTTGCCTCATAACATATTAGAGATACAGCAAGTGGAGGAagatgctctggtcagatgagaacaaaattcaactttttgtcctacatttaaaatattgtctttaTGGTAAACAACACTTAACAGATCAACGTCGCTGAGACGGTCATGTCAGCATTATGCTATGGGAATGATCTTAAGACCTGGACTTGAGGATCGCTGGCCTGCACTTTGgtttaattgaaaatatgcttcaaaacttgaaaattccTGATCACACACTCTCCACCCAGTCTGACTGATGTTGAAGaatggacaaaacaaaacagtttgtagATCAACCAAGTTGGTTGAGACATACCCAAAAAGACTTGATGCAAAAAGCTGGTACAAAAAAGTATTGAGCGAGTGGGGCTGAGTACAAACACAcatcacactttttagatttcagTATTTTAACTCGGGCTACGTCTTATTTTCTTCCAACTTCACAACTACGTACTACTTTGCGTTGATCAGCCACGTGAAAATCTCATTAAAGTTTCTTGTAGCAACGTCACAAAATGTGTTCAAGTTTAAAAGGTCCAAGGGTATGAATGTTTGTGCATGCAAAGTGCAATAGTTTCAAGGGTGAAAATAATCATCTATCTAAGGATAATGCAGGAGACAACAATAGACTTACTTTAAACTGAGAGTGGAAATGCCGAGAGACAAGCCAGATGCAAACTTGATAAAGAACACATAAAAAGAATAGAAGAGGGCTTCATGACCGTGGACATCGGGATTCTGAACTTTGAAGTCATCCACAACATCTGGAAGCATTGACCTGAAGGGACAAACAGCATTTAGCTCATGATAAAAACCAACAGAAGGAAAAGATTCTGTGGATAAACCTGGGTCCTCACCAAGGTAGGAGGAACGCTGCTGCCACACTCACACCTGCTGCCACGGAGACCAAGTAGGAAATGGCTAGGTGGCTCTGGATGGAGACGATCAGGATCATGAAGGGTACTGCCCACTGCAcgaaaagacagaaagaagtCAGATTATTATCCTTATTTAGCACCATAATCTGAAGTTTTTCCAATCTGTAAAAATACAGACCAAGATGCCGCAGTACGTCGCCGTCTTCTTCCCAAACCTAGTCAGGAACCACTGCCACCACGGGATGGTTAAAGTTCCAGATagctggggggaaaaaaggaggaatGTTTGGCGCTCGGTTTGGGTTGAGAACCAATGTGGAATCATGACAGCAAGTTTATCAATCAAGGATAGAAAAATAGATGTGCAAAGATCCAATCACTGAGATGCAGAAGCACCAATGTAATCAAGATTGTTtaagaatgttattttttatagaaTTGACACTGCAGAGATGTAATTTACACTCCCAACAAACTTTAGAGctatttaaaattaagttgCTGTCAAGTATGATGTTAAATTTGCAGTAGCATCTGAGTTTGGATCAAGACATTCCTCATTTAAGATGTTTTCCACTGACTTCAAGAATGTTACATTCACTTTTGAATCTGAGGACAAAGGGCAAAAACTGAAGTTGTAGTAAACTAAAGAAATCAAACTACAGaggagaaaaactaaaagtgtaTAATTCTGTTTGACACTTTTAAAGTATCCAGATTTTTAGTTAGTGGAATGGAAATGAGAGGAAAAGGGGCCAAGATTAAAAAACCTGGAGAACTTGAAAATTATGATGATTAAGATTATGACTGATTATGGAAGATTATGATTAAGATGGTATGGCTGCCAGATATAAAGTAGAGAGGATTCCTCAAGACCTTTGCACAGTACAACAGACAAGGGAAAACTAATTGGTTGGTTTTGCATAagttgaaatgtgaaaatttgtGAAATCATACTTTTTAGAATCTGTTCCTTTGAAAGACATAATCAGAAAAAGATGTACCTAATCTAATACATGACTTAtgaatacatgaataaaaatatatttaattgttAGATGTACAAAAACAGCCTGgaggttaaaaataaactttttgtaGTGAATTGGTCAAAAGCAtctctaagaaaaaaaactgttctctTAGGATGGCCATCTATTGCCAACTAAATACTGAAGTTGCATAACTATGTGGGAGAAAATCTTCATATCTGAAGTCAAGAATGATTATGTTGCATTTCTCACAGTGATATGAACAAGAGACGATCAGAACATCGAGACAGTGTCCTCtagttttagacattttgagatttttgaaaattgtttcatcgcagataaaaactaaaatcagtttttattcagCATCACTGGTGAGTTAAAACCTATTTTCAAAAtgcagctgcagtcagatgttGGCAAGTACTTATCATTGGCAGTAAAATTGTCTTCTTTTATGGCTTTCGATGATTAATAGTTAACCAAAAACTGGGAGCAGATGACAATACTCTTGGTGGTACCAGTACCTCACACAAAGTGGATGAAATAATAGAGATTAAGGACTAAATGGACAGAAGCtaatcaattcaattcaaatcaaCTAATAATTCTGAGAATAGCTTGTTGGTGAATACAGAAAGCCAGTGGTCAAGGTGCAGCTTAACATTGAACATTCAATGAAATATTATCAGTAATTAATCATAATGTTGACGCTGTGGGGATAAGAGAAAATCCACAACGAACTAAAGCTTGTGCACCCAATTCTTATTTATCCAACTCCTACAAGTTGGAGAAAAATCATTCCCCTACTAGAAAAAAACACTCTTAGGAAGATTTTAGCAAGAAACAACTTTTGAACTTTCAAAAGCAAAGTAATTTGTAGGAGAACCTTCCACTTACAAACCTTTTCCTCAAACATACAACATGGAAAAAGCTTCAACTTCTTATCATGAGGCATAGCAGGTTGCAGAAAACTATGCGTAAAGGATGGAGCGTAGTGGACAGCCAATAGCTGCACTGTGAAgggttgcctagcaacagaAGCTCTACTATAAGTCATCTCTTCTTTTAACTCTTGCAAACGCACCGTAAGCACGTGGGTGACTGGCCCCCCATGAGCCTAAACGCCCATAAAACTGTCGTCTTTTAGTGCACAGTGTCTTAGTGTGAAAAATGTCTCAGAATTGTTCCAGATTAAGGTTTCAGACAGGAATTATGTCCTCTAAACGCTCAACCCTGATGAAGGCCGTTCCAGGAAGGGTCCTTGAGTGGAAAAATTAGAAACACTCACCATAATGACCAGCAAGATATTCTGGAAGTCGTTCCTGTGGCCCAGAGCGTGGGTGATGAAAAGGGCAAAGTTTCCTTCCAGCAActgtaaaaaagtgaaattacaTCATAAAACAGGGTTACATATGTAGACTATAAACCAAGTACCAGATTCCTTTAGCAGAAAATTAAGCTGACCGGAAATCCTAAAACTCCTAAATAAAGAAAGCATTAATAATTTTTACCATGAAGCCTAGCGATGTGAAGAGGAAGCCGATGACCAGTTTGACGTAGGGTCCGTGACTCATGATCACCCACAGGCCTTGACGGAAGGTGAGCGGCGGAGTTGAGGTTTTACGACCGCTCTCTGGAAGACAacagggaaaaataaatacagctcCAACTCTCTAAAAATTTGCCCGCCACATTTTTTAATAGAAACTTTTAATCTGTGAAcgatgtgaaaacaaaaatttagaATACTGACACGTTTGTTTCCAAcgaagtattttaaaatgacacatggTCACGCGCCATTTTAAATGTGCCATTTAAAATGGCGCGTGACCTTTATGTGcctttttaaaacaaggttacTGTTTACTGAAGCTGCAAAAGTAATTACAAATTTACAAAGCTTATAGTTAAACAGTGTCAGTATACTGCACTTGCAGAACTACATGTCACTCGTACTGTACAGAACAGATCTCTCTAAGTGTATGACTGAGAGTCAGGAAACTAAATGTTGAAATTCAACACTGAGGTTTAAAAGTCTCAAAGCAAAGGACACATAGAAAGATGTAATGGTTCTGTACCTTTTTGCTCCTtcacaccaaaaaacaaaactgcagcaCAAATGATGTAGATGATGCAGATGACCCCGGAAGCAAGCAGGTAGGCTCGTTTCTGAAGGAATGGAAACAAGGAAAGAAATCAGTTTGATTGTGTTGACATTCAATGGTTTAGGAAGTAATTTATATACATGGATGTCATGACTTAGATCTTCCTTTGTCATTTGACTCAActattctgcatgttttaggtattttcGTTCTGCAACGCGCTCAAAGTAAATGATTAGGCAAATAAAAGGCCATTGAAGCATTTTCCTTAAACGTTACAATTCTGTTACTTTCCGTCGGATAAacacccaaaataaaacaaactgatgatTTCAGTTAtgataaaacaaacttattttgattaaaacaaccaaataaaataaGTCCAACAGTTtggatcaaaataaaatatcaaatttttaTCTCACCTAAGAAGGGACACTTACTGTATCTTCCAGCGAAACTATGGTCGTGTTCATAGTGACGTTTGTGCTGTTGGAGTTTTCAGGCTCAGTGGGACAATTGGAGACTCCACCTACTATCTGTCCCTGGATCGCTGTGCCCAGCACAGTTCCCAGCACCTCCACGGTCATACCTGATTGACCCCAAGGATTAAAGGTTTAAAGGTTGATAAAACACCAATGCTTTACAATCATTATGCAGAACGCCTAACGTACGATAGGCGGTGGCAGAGTCCCGCTCTTTCTGGTCGCTGCTGATAAACATGGTGAGGGCTGAATATGGAACATGGAAGCACtgcaatcagaaacaaacaattaGATATAGTGAGCGGTGTGATGGAGAGCGGAAAAGAGAAGTCGTCCATGAACTACAAACTAACCGTCTGCATTGACTGAAAGAGGCAGTAAAACACCAGGTACCAGATGACTTTTCCTCCCTCAAATGGAGGCACATACCAGATCAGGAGGTAAGTCAGCACTGCAAACGGAGTTGAGCAAAGGACCCTGCAAAGAAACGAGTGGGAAGTGTTCAGAACATGTCAACTAAAGTTTCAGCTTTATCATTACTTGCAGTAACTTTAAAGTGTTAATAAACCATAATGAATGTGCTTAATGAATTATCCTTCCTGCTACTGTAACATATCCGCTTAGTTTCTTATTTGAGTCTGCCTTACAGTCgctgcttttcttctctttttgctttgtGAATAATCCTCCTATTCCTGCCTTGTTAGAGCTGGAGCGTGCAGAGAGGGTTCAGGCAGGGCAGCATGAGGTGATGAGGGGGCTCTGATCCACCCCACTTCAGTCTGTACCACTGCTTCCCTCAGCTCTGTGAGACCTCCAGCTGATTCCAGCTCCCAGTCTGAGTCGGTTGTTCTTACCTCAGCAGTCCGCTTTTAAAATTCACAACTGAGCCAAGATTATGATCAccttacaaacatttctataaaactCCTAAAAGTTTTTCTTGGCCAAATGGCTTAATCTCAGTCAGATTAGGTGATGCTGCTACCGCcttgtttcactgtggggaCAGCATGTTGAGGGTGAagtgcaattttattttctgccactGTGGTTTCATCTATATATGACTTGTGTGAAACTAAACTTTCACATTCTTTCAAGAAAGATTTTTTCCAGTTCACTCCTTTGTAGGAGATCAGATTTAAATGTGGATAACAACTGAGCAGTGGATCTCTGTAGCTCCCCCAGTTTTCTCTCATGTTTACTAACTTGCTGGGTTCCTTGGTTTTCATTATGCCgtttgtttactaatgttctcCATAGAAAAGCTGGGTTTAGATTGAGATTGTATTACATTATTTCAACAATCTGATGACAGTTGGtcgcactggattttatttcagcttttcataGCACAATAGGCTA
It encodes the following:
- the LOC102222631 gene encoding sodium-dependent lysophosphatidylcholine symporter 1-B-like, with the translated sequence MARGEGAEQYTATLLAATVKPMKTEIKAVKPKEQRRDTQKLSVWSKLCYAFGGAPYQITGSALGFFLQIYLLDVAQLDPFYASIILFVGRAWDAITDPTVGFLVSRSKWTGIGRMMPWVLCSTPFAVLTYLLIWYVPPFEGGKVIWYLVFYCLFQSMQTCFHVPYSALTMFISSDQKERDSATAYRMTVEVLGTVLGTAIQGQIVGGVSNCPTEPENSNSTNVTMNTTIVSLEDTKRAYLLASGVICIIYIICAAVLFFGVKEQKESGRKTSTPPLTFRQGLWVIMSHGPYVKLVIGFLFTSLGFMLLEGNFALFITHALGHRNDFQNILLVIMLSGTLTIPWWQWFLTRFGKKTATYCGILWAVPFMILIVSIQSHLAISYLVSVAAGVSVAAAFLLPWSMLPDVVDDFKVQNPDVHGHEALFYSFYVFFIKFASGLSLGISTLSLKFAGYVTGECSQPEAVSLTLKILVSPVPIVLIIIGILVIMTYPINEERRKGNRKLLEDLLDSESETSELGSSV